A single genomic interval of Gemmatimonadota bacterium harbors:
- a CDS encoding glycerophosphodiester phosphodiesterase → MRAPEIIAHRGASREAPENTLAAFRRAQLLGADGVELDVHLTTDGVLVVHHDAIPREAPEPALMGKALHELSWGEVSRFRVRGEPIPRLQDVLDAVGSTLNVYCELKGAGTTAAACALLAGGAPRHAVHAFDHRQVAEAERLAAPLPRGVLEVSYHVQPLAGLTSVHARDLWQQWEMIDQTLVHDAHALGARIVAWTVNDAAAMSALAALGVDALCTDDVALARTLFPR, encoded by the coding sequence GTGCGTGCGCCCGAAATCATCGCCCATCGTGGCGCCTCCCGTGAAGCGCCCGAAAACACCCTCGCGGCGTTCCGGCGGGCGCAGCTACTTGGCGCTGACGGTGTTGAGCTTGACGTGCATCTCACGACCGACGGCGTGTTGGTCGTCCACCACGATGCGATCCCGCGTGAGGCTCCGGAACCGGCGCTTATGGGCAAAGCTCTCCACGAACTCTCGTGGGGCGAGGTCTCCCGGTTCCGAGTGAGAGGCGAGCCCATTCCACGCTTGCAGGACGTGTTGGACGCTGTTGGGAGCACCCTCAACGTCTACTGCGAACTCAAAGGCGCCGGCACGACCGCAGCGGCGTGTGCGCTACTCGCGGGCGGCGCCCCCCGTCATGCCGTGCACGCATTCGACCACCGTCAGGTGGCCGAAGCGGAACGACTCGCGGCACCGCTCCCGCGCGGGGTGCTGGAGGTGAGTTACCACGTGCAACCGCTCGCTGGACTGACCAGCGTGCACGCGCGCGACCTCTGGCAACAATGGGAGATGATTGACCAAACCCTCGTCCACGACGCGCACGCATTGGGCGCGCGCATCGTGGCGTGGACGGTCAACGATGCGGCCGCCATGTCGGCACTCGCGGCGCTCGGCGTCGATGCGCTGTGCACCGACGACGTCGCCCTCGCCCGAACACTCTTCCCCCGTTAG
- a CDS encoding zf-HC2 domain-containing protein, whose translation MMHDCENGEMRDQLPALVHGTLAAAPARAVAAHVAQCADCQAEVTLLHRVRSSFETPHINTDRIVAILPLPGEVMARTARLRRWRLAAAAAIVLAAAVSLASLRQLFDGGSSAARSANTIAASRSDGPVMPSIVPDESVQVAGLAPVSRSTSPVTIGAARHLSDAHLRLLLKEMDGLKALPCADPEAPHLARVQTDSTEDRP comes from the coding sequence ATGATGCATGATTGCGAAAACGGAGAGATGCGCGACCAGTTGCCGGCCCTCGTGCACGGCACGCTAGCTGCGGCACCGGCACGCGCCGTGGCCGCGCACGTCGCGCAGTGCGCGGACTGTCAGGCTGAAGTGACGCTGTTGCATCGCGTCCGATCGTCATTCGAAACGCCGCATATCAATACCGATCGTATCGTGGCCATTCTGCCGCTCCCCGGCGAGGTGATGGCGCGCACGGCACGTCTGCGTCGTTGGCGGCTGGCGGCGGCTGCCGCAATCGTTCTGGCCGCTGCGGTCTCACTGGCCTCGTTGCGTCAGCTGTTCGACGGTGGGTCAAGCGCGGCGCGCTCGGCCAATACGATCGCTGCAAGCCGCAGCGACGGGCCGGTGATGCCGTCGATCGTGCCCGACGAGAGTGTGCAGGTGGCCGGACTCGCGCCCGTCAGTCGGTCGACCTCCCCGGTCACGATTGGCGCCGCGAGGCATTTGTCCGATGCCCATCTACGCTTGTTGCTTAAGGAAATGGACGGACTGAAGGCGCTCCCCTGCGCTGATCCCGAAGCACCGCATTTAGCGCGTGTGCAAACTGACTCAACCGAGGACCGCCCGTGA
- a CDS encoding RNA polymerase sigma factor, with protein MRVPTTQDDAALDAALIERWKLGDQRAATEIVTRHAPALARFAASSGERDGIDELVQDTFVRAFNALDAFRADSSLRTWLFTILRRLVLDRQRAERRHGGAVELAEDHAVQGYNALDALVADETAARVRQAVQRLSTMQREVFVLRVTEGLVYAEIAKTLDSTEGACRVHYHNAMRAVKEFLNDA; from the coding sequence ATGCGAGTGCCGACAACGCAGGACGACGCGGCACTCGACGCCGCGCTGATCGAACGATGGAAACTAGGCGACCAGCGGGCGGCGACCGAGATCGTAACTCGGCACGCGCCAGCGCTCGCCCGTTTTGCTGCGAGTTCTGGGGAGCGTGACGGGATTGATGAGCTGGTGCAGGACACGTTTGTGCGGGCGTTCAACGCGCTCGATGCGTTTCGCGCCGACAGTTCGCTCCGGACATGGCTCTTTACGATTCTGCGGCGTCTGGTGCTGGATCGGCAACGAGCCGAGCGTCGTCATGGTGGAGCCGTGGAGTTAGCGGAGGACCACGCCGTGCAGGGCTACAACGCGCTCGACGCACTCGTGGCTGACGAGACGGCGGCGCGGGTGCGGCAGGCGGTACAACGGCTTTCGACGATGCAACGAGAAGTGTTTGTGTTGCGAGTCACTGAGGGGTTGGTGTACGCCGAAATCGCGAAAACGCTCGACAGCACCGAAGGGGCGTGCCGAGTGCATTATCACAATGCGATGCGGGCAGTGAAGGAGTTTCTCAATGATGCATGA
- a CDS encoding M14 family zinc carboxypeptidase, producing MRRHAVSAFALALLVAMPAFAARGQSGDPAAAKPGRAPNQAIDEEYTKKILEYTTEKFFLSPLVDYLPASKTVPTPKAVLGDIAGSPTKLPYSHEVYAYMRLLAKSSPRVKVVSIGTSEEGREMIAVAIASEKLINNLDANRAKLAKLADPRTIGMNDAEAEKIASDATPIYYITGTIHSTEAGAPTALMELAYRLAVDESPYVRNIRDHVITLITPVVEVDGRDRMVDLYNWHVKHPGETAPELAYWGHYVRHDNNRDAMGMTLKLTQNVLNTYVDWKAQVLHDLHESVAFLYDNTVGDGPFNAWVDPLLTNEWQMMGWNNVQEMTRLGMPGVFAHGTFDTWSPGYLMFIAATHNGISRLYETYGNGGTAETVDRTLSSNETERTWYRQNPPLPRVKWSLRNNNNYEQTGLLVSLQYFANNRHLFLTNFYEKSKRSILKARTEGPGAYVFSANDPRLGAQAELLRLMQKQKVEISRATAAFSVTLPVKRAAAAAGGGRGGRGAAAGGDTPAAPAGPATETRQFPAGSYIIRMDQPYSRIADALLDYQFWSPTDPQKRPYDDTGWTFPEGFNVQAVRVTDAKVLDTPMERVTGEVRSPGGVTGTGGVYAINNNSDNALTTLRYRLKTADFQSAEEPFEAGGAKYARGSYLVRGVERSELEKAAVDLGVKVTALSAAPSVKTHPARAARIAVLHAWSSSTQTEGWWRFALDFNQIPFEYISTQDVAKDANLNAKYDVILFPPTASGAIVEGLPMWRNPMPWKNTPETPNIGTWAQTDDTRPGLGLTGLANLRGFAARGGVLVTSLGTSDFALQNGFAAGVGAVSLPRGKVVGSLLKSHVVDDASPLTYGINDNLAVYSDAGEAFTVSNTSGGGGGRGGAGGGGPRATGRGTADDPDEVQGRPALDARFQALPRVPVQPWQAAPITDDQLRNPLNVIPPDQRPRVAFRFSEQRDLLVSGLLDGGTEIAQRPIVVDVPMQKGHIVMFAINPVWRGETIGSYAMVFNAILHFDNLNAGRKLDSK from the coding sequence ATGCGGCGTCACGCCGTTTCCGCGTTCGCTCTTGCCCTGCTCGTGGCGATGCCTGCTTTCGCCGCTCGCGGCCAGTCCGGCGATCCCGCCGCCGCCAAACCGGGGCGCGCACCGAACCAAGCGATTGACGAGGAGTACACGAAGAAGATCCTCGAGTACACCACCGAGAAGTTCTTTCTCTCTCCGCTCGTGGACTATCTCCCCGCGTCCAAGACCGTCCCCACCCCAAAGGCCGTGCTCGGCGACATCGCCGGCTCGCCCACCAAGCTCCCGTACTCGCATGAGGTGTACGCCTACATGCGGCTGCTCGCCAAGTCGAGTCCGCGTGTGAAGGTGGTTTCCATCGGCACGTCGGAAGAAGGGCGCGAGATGATTGCCGTGGCAATCGCGTCCGAAAAACTCATCAATAATCTTGACGCCAATCGGGCCAAGCTCGCCAAACTTGCCGATCCGCGCACGATCGGCATGAACGACGCCGAGGCGGAAAAGATCGCGAGCGACGCCACGCCGATCTATTACATCACCGGCACGATTCACTCGACGGAAGCCGGCGCACCGACGGCCTTGATGGAACTGGCGTACCGTCTCGCAGTGGACGAGAGCCCGTACGTCCGCAACATCCGCGATCACGTGATCACGCTCATTACGCCCGTGGTCGAGGTCGATGGCCGCGACCGCATGGTGGACTTGTACAACTGGCACGTCAAACATCCGGGTGAGACCGCGCCCGAGCTTGCGTACTGGGGACACTACGTCCGCCACGATAACAATCGCGACGCGATGGGGATGACGCTCAAGCTCACCCAGAACGTGCTGAACACCTACGTGGATTGGAAGGCGCAGGTGCTCCACGATCTGCACGAGTCCGTGGCCTTCCTCTACGACAACACCGTTGGCGACGGCCCGTTCAATGCGTGGGTCGACCCGCTCCTCACCAACGAATGGCAAATGATGGGCTGGAACAACGTGCAGGAGATGACGCGGCTTGGTATGCCCGGCGTGTTCGCGCACGGCACGTTCGACACCTGGTCGCCCGGCTATTTGATGTTCATTGCCGCAACGCACAACGGCATCAGCCGCCTCTACGAGACGTACGGCAACGGCGGCACCGCCGAGACCGTGGATCGCACGCTCTCGTCGAACGAAACCGAACGCACCTGGTACCGGCAGAATCCGCCGTTGCCGCGCGTCAAATGGTCGCTACGGAATAACAACAACTACGAGCAGACGGGGCTCCTTGTCTCGCTGCAGTACTTTGCCAACAATCGTCACCTGTTCCTCACGAACTTCTACGAAAAGAGCAAGCGCTCCATCCTGAAGGCGCGCACCGAAGGCCCGGGCGCGTACGTCTTTTCCGCCAATGATCCGCGCCTCGGCGCACAGGCGGAACTGCTTCGCCTTATGCAGAAGCAGAAAGTGGAGATTTCTCGCGCGACGGCCGCTTTTAGCGTCACCCTGCCGGTGAAGCGTGCCGCGGCGGCGGCTGGCGGCGGTCGCGGTGGCCGCGGTGCGGCGGCCGGCGGCGACACACCAGCCGCTCCGGCTGGCCCCGCGACGGAGACACGGCAGTTCCCCGCCGGATCGTACATCATCCGCATGGATCAACCGTATTCGCGCATCGCGGACGCGCTCCTCGACTACCAGTTTTGGAGCCCGACCGACCCGCAGAAGCGCCCGTACGACGACACCGGCTGGACCTTCCCCGAAGGATTCAACGTGCAGGCCGTGCGCGTCACCGACGCCAAGGTGCTCGATACGCCCATGGAGCGCGTGACGGGAGAGGTGCGTTCGCCAGGTGGAGTAACCGGAACGGGCGGCGTCTACGCGATCAACAACAACAGCGACAACGCGCTCACCACGCTCCGGTATCGGCTCAAGACGGCCGACTTCCAGAGTGCCGAAGAACCGTTCGAAGCGGGCGGTGCAAAGTACGCTCGCGGGTCATACCTCGTACGCGGTGTGGAGCGGAGCGAACTCGAGAAGGCCGCCGTCGACTTGGGTGTCAAGGTGACCGCGCTGTCGGCGGCTCCGAGCGTCAAGACACATCCGGCGCGCGCCGCACGCATTGCCGTCTTGCACGCCTGGTCGAGCAGCACGCAGACGGAGGGCTGGTGGCGTTTTGCGCTCGACTTCAATCAGATTCCGTTTGAGTACATCAGCACGCAGGATGTTGCGAAGGACGCCAACCTCAACGCCAAGTACGACGTCATTCTCTTTCCGCCGACCGCGAGCGGGGCGATCGTCGAAGGCTTGCCGATGTGGCGCAACCCGATGCCGTGGAAGAACACGCCGGAAACGCCAAACATCGGCACGTGGGCCCAGACGGACGACACGCGTCCTGGTCTCGGCTTGACCGGACTCGCCAACCTGCGTGGGTTCGCGGCACGCGGTGGCGTGCTGGTGACGTCGCTCGGCACCTCCGACTTTGCCTTGCAGAATGGCTTTGCCGCTGGCGTCGGAGCGGTATCGCTTCCGCGCGGCAAGGTGGTCGGCTCGCTGCTCAAGTCGCACGTCGTCGATGATGCCAGCCCGCTCACGTACGGCATCAACGACAATCTGGCCGTGTATAGCGACGCCGGCGAAGCGTTCACGGTGAGTAACACCAGCGGCGGCGGCGGTGGTCGCGGCGGCGCTGGCGGTGGTGGCCCTCGTGCGACCGGACGCGGCACCGCCGACGATCCGGACGAAGTGCAAGGACGCCCCGCGCTCGACGCGCGCTTTCAGGCACTGCCCCGGGTGCCGGTGCAGCCGTGGCAAGCCGCGCCGATCACCGACGATCAGCTGCGCAATCCGCTCAACGTCATTCCCCCGGACCAGCGTCCACGCGTGGCGTTCCGGTTCTCGGAGCAGCGTGATTTGTTGGTCAGCGGCCTGCTCGACGGCGGCACCGAAATCGCGCAGCGTCCGATTGTCGTGGATGTGCCAATGCAAAAGGGGCACATCGTGATGTTCGCCATCAATCCGGTGTGGCGCGGCGAGACCATCGGCAGCTACGCAATGGTGTTCAACGCGATCCTCCACTTCGACAACCTGAACGCGGGCCGGAAGCTCGATTCGAAGTAA
- a CDS encoding DUF305 domain-containing protein — MQILSSPTGWSRRVAIVVLALITQAIVSPWALHAQAATTRVRSEADVEFMSGMIPHHAQAVLIAGWAPSHGARRDVAVLCERIVVGQRDEIALMQRWLRDRGEEVPAADATHHKMKMNGMVHDMLMPGMLNAEQLAALDKSRGADFDRLFLEAMIGHHAGAVAMVNDLLGAKNAGNDDVVYRFASDVFADQTTEIERMQKMLSTVPPTSRH, encoded by the coding sequence ATGCAGATCCTGTCCTCGCCAACGGGCTGGTCGCGTCGCGTCGCGATTGTCGTGCTTGCTTTGATCACCCAGGCCATCGTGTCGCCGTGGGCGTTGCACGCACAAGCGGCGACCACCCGCGTGCGCTCTGAGGCCGACGTCGAATTCATGTCGGGCATGATTCCCCACCACGCGCAGGCGGTCCTGATCGCAGGCTGGGCGCCGTCGCATGGCGCCCGTCGCGATGTCGCGGTGCTCTGTGAGCGCATTGTCGTGGGGCAACGCGATGAAATCGCGCTAATGCAGCGCTGGCTCCGCGATCGCGGCGAAGAGGTGCCCGCCGCCGATGCCACGCACCACAAGATGAAGATGAACGGCATGGTGCACGACATGCTCATGCCAGGCATGCTCAACGCGGAGCAACTGGCCGCACTCGATAAATCGCGCGGCGCGGACTTCGACCGCCTCTTCCTTGAAGCGATGATCGGCCACCACGCAGGCGCTGTGGCCATGGTGAACGATCTCCTCGGCGCCAAGAACGCCGGAAACGACGATGTCGTGTACCGCTTCGCATCCGATGTGTTCGCCGACCAAACCACCGAGATCGAGCGCATGCAGAAGATGCTCTCCACCGTGCCGCCAACTTCGCGCCACTAG
- a CDS encoding fasciclin domain-containing protein, with translation MSLSRVSLSLAVLAAVACTAAPADQGAAAAAPVGQASVQDNESTPDVVKVAVGSKDHTTLVAALQAGDLVNALANAGPFTVFAPTNAAFEKLPKGTVDDLLKPANKETLKLVLQHHVTTSALSVDALSDGQVLGMADNTSATITKKGNDTFIDGAKIIASVKASNGMVHVVDAVIARPKQ, from the coding sequence ATGTCATTGTCTCGCGTTTCGCTCTCTCTCGCTGTGCTGGCCGCAGTCGCCTGCACCGCCGCCCCAGCCGACCAAGGAGCCGCCGCTGCCGCTCCCGTGGGCCAGGCGTCCGTGCAGGACAATGAATCCACGCCGGACGTCGTGAAGGTCGCCGTCGGTTCCAAGGATCACACCACGCTCGTGGCAGCACTTCAGGCGGGCGACCTGGTGAACGCGCTCGCTAACGCTGGCCCGTTTACGGTGTTTGCCCCGACGAACGCCGCATTCGAGAAACTCCCGAAGGGCACCGTCGATGATCTGCTCAAGCCAGCCAACAAAGAAACGCTGAAGCTCGTGCTGCAGCACCATGTCACGACGTCGGCGCTCTCTGTGGACGCGCTCTCCGACGGTCAGGTGCTCGGCATGGCCGACAACACCTCCGCGACGATCACCAAGAAAGGCAACGACACGTTCATTGACGGCGCCAAGATTATCGCTTCGGTGAAAGCGTCGAACGGCATGGTCCATGTTGTGGACGCCGTGATCGCTCGCCCGAAGCAGTAA
- a CDS encoding M14 family zinc carboxypeptidase, producing MMSRWNRSARRVTWAIAAVGFLLPVATFAQQKQDEEYGKKIKEYLQDPRISTELVDHLPASNTVPTPLKFLGRIVGTPGELTSAKDIHRYLEAIAKAAPGRAKFFKIGKTEEGRDMVMLAIGDEETIRNLDKVKADAAALTDARTTTEEKARALIKTAKPEYWITSGMHSPERGGPEMLMELAYRLVVEETPFIQNIRKNVLTLITPVIEVDGREKMVDNYYYNKTRAAGTGTLPLMYWGKYVQHDNNRDGMGQFLALTRNVTKTFLEWKPIMMHDLHEAQTYLYSSTGTGPYNNELDPIVVGEWWQFAENDVVEMTKRGVPGVWTYGFYDGWVPNYMFFIAHEHNAIGRFYEVQSYGPENSVVTPPATTTSKEWFRPNPPLARINWGPRNNTNIQESAILFSLQHMARNRELYLENYWLKNKRAVARGKDGPTYGWVIPAGQHRKANTAEAINDLRTQGLEVHIASAAFKAGAVDVQPGDYIVRGDQPYRTLADMYFSLQNFAPGNPSPYDDTGWTFQLMRNLTITPVSDKSLLDAKMALVTAPVKAAGGVTGSGSVIIVENAADNALTGFRYQFKDVKMAAAEEAFEAGGHKFAAGAFIIANGDRAKLDAAIKDAGLSAWAVSAMPTVKAHDLDIPRILYLHSWNRTQDEGWVRAAFDTYGVPYTYVGDKELKGMTNLKAKYDVVIYPHVSGNAASMVSGVPMTSGPAIPYQRSEKFPSLGYPDSTSDVRGGMGMEGLMNLYKFVQDGGTLITEGATATLFPEYNLTPGVTVETPAGLFARGTILRGVFNDAKSPIAYGYTDRSLPVYFSQAPVLNAGGGGDLGGFGGGARGAPGISQNVTPNATPLRLSPFDATAEPAAAAGAAAGGRGGRGAGGGGGGGRGGAGGALGDRPRIILQFPSTSADMLLSGTLANSDGLANRAQVVDSPIGKGHVVMFAIRPFWRWQTQGTYALGFNAILNWNDLDAGKAATPAPGGN from the coding sequence ATGATGTCCCGTTGGAACAGGTCCGCCCGTCGCGTCACGTGGGCGATCGCCGCAGTTGGCTTTTTGCTCCCCGTTGCGACCTTCGCCCAGCAGAAGCAGGACGAGGAGTACGGCAAGAAAATCAAGGAATATCTGCAGGATCCCCGGATCAGCACGGAGCTCGTGGATCACCTGCCTGCGTCCAACACGGTGCCGACGCCGCTCAAGTTCCTCGGAAGAATCGTCGGCACGCCCGGCGAGTTGACCTCTGCCAAGGACATCCACCGCTACCTCGAGGCCATCGCCAAGGCCGCGCCCGGTCGCGCCAAGTTCTTCAAGATTGGCAAGACCGAAGAAGGGCGCGACATGGTGATGCTCGCGATTGGTGACGAGGAGACCATCCGGAACCTCGACAAGGTCAAGGCTGATGCCGCGGCGCTGACTGACGCGCGGACCACCACCGAAGAAAAGGCGCGCGCCCTCATCAAGACGGCCAAGCCAGAATATTGGATCACCAGCGGTATGCACTCGCCGGAGCGCGGTGGCCCCGAGATGCTAATGGAGTTGGCGTATCGCCTCGTGGTGGAGGAGACGCCCTTTATCCAGAACATCCGCAAGAATGTGCTCACGCTCATCACGCCGGTGATCGAGGTGGACGGGCGCGAGAAGATGGTGGACAACTACTACTACAACAAGACGCGCGCCGCCGGCACGGGCACGCTCCCGCTGATGTACTGGGGCAAGTACGTGCAGCACGACAACAACCGTGACGGCATGGGCCAGTTCCTCGCCCTCACGCGGAACGTGACGAAGACGTTCCTCGAGTGGAAGCCGATCATGATGCACGATCTGCACGAGGCGCAGACGTATCTCTACTCGTCCACCGGCACGGGCCCGTACAACAACGAGCTCGATCCGATTGTCGTGGGTGAGTGGTGGCAGTTCGCGGAGAACGACGTGGTGGAAATGACCAAGCGCGGCGTGCCCGGCGTCTGGACCTACGGGTTCTACGATGGCTGGGTGCCGAACTACATGTTCTTTATTGCGCACGAACACAACGCCATTGGCCGCTTTTACGAAGTGCAGAGTTACGGCCCCGAGAACTCCGTGGTGACGCCGCCCGCGACGACCACGAGCAAAGAGTGGTTCCGGCCGAACCCGCCGCTGGCGCGCATCAACTGGGGCCCGCGTAACAACACGAACATTCAAGAGTCCGCCATTTTGTTCTCGCTGCAGCATATGGCGCGCAATCGCGAACTGTATCTCGAGAACTACTGGCTCAAGAACAAACGCGCCGTAGCGCGCGGTAAGGACGGTCCGACGTACGGCTGGGTGATTCCCGCAGGGCAGCATCGCAAGGCCAACACCGCTGAGGCGATCAACGATCTGCGAACGCAGGGACTCGAAGTGCACATCGCGTCGGCCGCATTCAAGGCCGGTGCCGTGGATGTGCAACCGGGCGATTACATCGTGCGTGGCGACCAGCCCTATCGCACGCTCGCCGATATGTATTTCTCGCTGCAGAACTTTGCGCCGGGCAATCCGTCGCCGTACGACGACACCGGCTGGACGTTCCAGCTGATGCGCAACCTCACGATCACGCCGGTGAGCGACAAGAGTCTCCTCGACGCGAAGATGGCGCTCGTGACGGCACCGGTGAAGGCGGCCGGTGGTGTGACGGGATCGGGGAGTGTGATCATCGTGGAGAACGCCGCTGACAATGCCCTCACGGGCTTCCGCTATCAGTTCAAGGATGTGAAGATGGCGGCGGCCGAGGAAGCGTTTGAGGCGGGCGGCCACAAGTTTGCGGCGGGTGCGTTCATCATCGCCAACGGTGACCGCGCAAAGCTCGATGCCGCCATCAAGGATGCTGGCCTCTCGGCGTGGGCCGTGTCGGCAATGCCGACGGTGAAGGCGCACGACCTCGACATTCCGCGCATTCTGTACCTGCACAGCTGGAACCGCACGCAAGACGAAGGCTGGGTGCGTGCGGCGTTCGACACCTACGGCGTTCCGTACACCTATGTCGGTGACAAAGAACTGAAGGGGATGACCAATCTTAAGGCGAAGTACGATGTGGTCATCTATCCGCACGTGAGCGGCAATGCCGCGTCGATGGTGAGCGGTGTGCCTATGACGTCGGGGCCTGCTATCCCGTACCAACGCTCAGAGAAGTTCCCGTCGCTGGGCTATCCCGATTCCACCTCCGACGTTCGTGGCGGCATGGGGATGGAAGGGTTGATGAACCTGTACAAGTTCGTCCAGGACGGCGGCACGCTGATCACGGAAGGGGCGACGGCCACGCTGTTCCCCGAATACAACCTCACGCCTGGCGTGACGGTGGAAACGCCGGCCGGGTTGTTTGCGCGCGGCACGATTCTGCGCGGTGTGTTCAACGACGCCAAGAGCCCCATCGCGTACGGCTACACGGATCGTTCGCTGCCCGTGTATTTCAGCCAAGCGCCGGTGCTGAATGCCGGCGGTGGTGGTGACCTCGGTGGCTTCGGAGGCGGTGCCCGCGGCGCGCCGGGGATTAGTCAGAACGTGACGCCGAATGCCACGCCGCTGCGGTTGTCTCCGTTCGATGCGACTGCGGAACCTGCTGCCGCGGCCGGTGCCGCTGCTGGCGGACGCGGCGGTCGTGGCGCAGGTGGTGGTGGTGGCGGCGGACGCGGCGGGGCAGGTGGTGCACTCGGCGATCGGCCGCGCATCATTCTGCAGTTCCCGTCCACGAGCGCGGACATGTTACTCTCTGGAACGCTCGCCAACTCCGATGGCCTCGCGAATCGCGCGCAGGTGGTGGATTCGCCGATCGGAAAGGGACATGTGGTGATGTTTGCGATTCGTCCGTTCTGGCGCTGGCAGACGCAGGGTACCTACGCCCTCGGCTTCAACGCCATCCTTAACTGGAACGATTTGGACGCTGGCAAGGCAGCAACGCCAGCGCCCGGCGGTAACTAA
- a CDS encoding outer membrane beta-barrel protein — protein sequence MRMLRPLLLAGALLAVTQSAVAQSAEGPWMIRIRALSLTPANKSDAIPSLGVKADAITVSSKIFPEVDISYFFQKNWAAELILTYPQEHDVKLNGAKIGKFSHLPPVLLAQYHFMPDADFRPYVGVGANLTLIMNTDINVSGVGALDLGSSSVGVAGQIGADYKLSAGRFLNIDAKMVTIGTDVTKGGTKVSAVKVDPILISIGYGFRF from the coding sequence ATGCGTATGCTACGCCCGCTGCTCCTCGCTGGCGCTTTGCTCGCCGTAACGCAATCCGCCGTTGCACAGTCCGCCGAAGGCCCGTGGATGATTCGCATTCGTGCGCTCTCGCTCACGCCAGCCAATAAGTCTGATGCCATTCCGTCGCTCGGCGTCAAGGCGGACGCCATCACCGTCAGCTCAAAGATTTTCCCGGAAGTCGACATCTCGTATTTCTTCCAGAAGAACTGGGCCGCCGAACTGATCCTGACGTATCCGCAGGAACATGACGTCAAGCTGAATGGCGCCAAGATCGGCAAGTTCTCGCATCTGCCGCCGGTTCTACTGGCCCAGTATCACTTCATGCCGGACGCTGACTTCCGTCCGTATGTTGGCGTCGGCGCCAATCTGACGCTCATCATGAACACCGACATCAACGTCTCCGGCGTTGGTGCGCTCGACCTCGGAAGTTCGTCGGTTGGTGTTGCCGGGCAGATCGGCGCGGACTACAAGCTGTCCGCAGGACGCTTCCTGAACATCGACGCCAAGATGGTGACGATTGGCACTGATGTCACCAAGGGTGGTACAAAGGTGTCGGCCGTGAAGGTTGATCCGATTCTGATCAGCATCGGCTACGGCTTCCGCTTCTAG